In Limnohabitans sp. INBF002, one genomic interval encodes:
- the typA gene encoding translational GTPase TypA, with translation MSKQIRNIAIIAHVDHGKTTMVDQLLRQSGTFADHEKVVDTVMDNNAIERERGITILAKNCAVSWEGTHINIVDTPGHADFGGEVERALSMVDGVVLLIDAQEGPMPQTRFVTKKALALGLKPIVVVNKVDKPGANPDKVVNAAFDLFDKLGATDEQLDFPVVYASGINGWTSLEEGAPGEQWGPDMSALFNTVLKHVPPQQGDPAAPLQLQISALDFSTFVGRIGVGRISQGTVKPMMDVMVMEGPDGTAVKGRVNQVLKFQGLDRVQATEAGPGDIVLINGIADLNIGVTVTDPTNPAPLPMLKIDEPTLTMNFCVNTSPLAGREGKYVTSRQLWDRLQKELQHNVALRVKETDEEGVFDVAGRGELHLTILLENMRREGYELAVSKPRVVFRDIDGVRHEPIELVTADIEETHQGGVMQALGERKGELVNMEPDGRGRVRLEYRIPARGLIGFTNEFLNLTRGSGLISNIFDSYEPHKGDIGGRKNGVLISMDDGEIFTYALGKLDDRGRMFVKANDPVYEGMIVGIHSRDNDLVVNATRTKQLTNFRVSGKEDAIKITPPIDLTLEYGVEFIEDDELVEITPKSVRLRKRFLKEHERKRNK, from the coding sequence ATGAGTAAGCAAATTCGCAACATCGCCATCATCGCCCACGTTGACCACGGTAAAACCACCATGGTTGACCAATTGCTGCGTCAATCTGGCACCTTCGCCGACCACGAAAAAGTGGTTGACACCGTGATGGACAACAACGCCATCGAACGCGAGCGTGGCATCACGATTCTTGCCAAGAACTGTGCCGTGAGCTGGGAAGGCACCCACATCAACATCGTCGACACCCCTGGTCACGCGGACTTCGGTGGCGAAGTGGAACGTGCGTTGTCGATGGTTGACGGCGTTGTGTTGTTGATCGACGCGCAAGAAGGCCCCATGCCTCAAACCCGTTTCGTGACCAAGAAAGCTTTGGCTTTGGGCCTGAAGCCCATCGTCGTGGTGAACAAAGTGGACAAGCCCGGTGCGAATCCAGACAAAGTGGTGAACGCCGCTTTTGACTTGTTCGACAAACTCGGCGCGACCGACGAACAACTCGACTTCCCTGTGGTGTATGCCTCGGGTATCAACGGCTGGACATCTCTCGAAGAAGGTGCACCTGGCGAGCAGTGGGGCCCAGACATGTCGGCCTTGTTCAACACCGTGTTGAAGCACGTGCCACCCCAACAAGGTGACCCTGCTGCACCGTTGCAATTGCAAATCTCTGCACTCGACTTCTCCACCTTCGTGGGTCGTATCGGCGTGGGCCGTATCAGCCAAGGTACTGTCAAGCCCATGATGGACGTGATGGTCATGGAAGGCCCAGATGGCACCGCCGTCAAAGGCCGCGTCAACCAAGTGTTGAAGTTCCAAGGTCTGGACCGTGTGCAAGCCACTGAAGCGGGCCCTGGCGACATCGTGTTGATCAACGGTATTGCTGACTTGAACATCGGCGTGACCGTGACCGACCCGACCAATCCAGCACCGTTGCCGATGCTCAAGATTGACGAACCAACCTTGACCATGAACTTCTGCGTGAACACCAGCCCATTGGCCGGTCGTGAAGGCAAGTACGTGACCAGCCGTCAGCTGTGGGACCGTTTGCAAAAAGAACTGCAACACAACGTGGCTTTGCGTGTGAAAGAAACCGACGAAGAAGGCGTGTTTGACGTCGCCGGTCGCGGTGAATTGCACTTGACCATCTTGTTGGAAAACATGCGCCGTGAAGGCTACGAATTGGCTGTGTCTAAGCCACGCGTGGTGTTCCGTGACATCGACGGTGTGCGTCACGAACCTATCGAATTGGTGACCGCTGACATCGAAGAAACCCACCAAGGCGGCGTCATGCAAGCTTTGGGCGAGCGCAAAGGCGAACTCGTCAACATGGAACCCGATGGCCGCGGCCGCGTGCGTTTGGAATACCGCATCCCAGCCCGTGGTTTGATTGGTTTCACCAACGAGTTCTTGAACTTGACCCGTGGTTCAGGTTTGATCTCCAACATCTTCGACAGCTACGAGCCACACAAAGGTGACATCGGCGGCCGTAAGAACGGTGTGTTGATCTCCATGGACGACGGTGAAATCTTCACTTACGCCTTGGGCAAATTGGACGACCGTGGCCGTATGTTCGTCAAGGCGAACGACCCTGTGTACGAAGGCATGATTGTGGGTATCCACAGCCGTGACAACGACTTGGTGGTGAACGCCACACGTACCAAACAGCTGACCAACTTCCGCGTGTCTGGCAAAGAAGACGCGATCAAGATCACGCCTCCAATCGACCTCACCCTCGAATACGGTGTGGAATTCATCGAAGACGACGAGTTGGTGGAAATCACACCGAAGAGCGTGCGTCTGCGTAAGCGCTTCTTGAAAGAGCATGAGCGCAAGCGCAACAAGTAA
- the rbfA gene encoding 30S ribosome-binding factor RbfA has protein sequence MARKPSSTPNRSYQVADQIQRDLAELIARELKDPRVGMVTLQGVEVTPDYAHAKVHFSVLNGDPAKTGEGLNQAAGFLRNGLFKRLHIHTVPTLHFVYDRTPERASDMNALIAKAVASKAKDD, from the coding sequence AGCAGCACCCCCAACCGCAGCTACCAAGTGGCCGACCAGATCCAACGCGATCTGGCCGAGTTGATCGCGCGTGAGTTGAAAGACCCGCGCGTGGGCATGGTCACGCTGCAAGGCGTGGAAGTCACGCCCGATTACGCCCATGCCAAAGTGCATTTCAGCGTGTTGAATGGCGACCCTGCCAAAACAGGGGAGGGCTTGAACCAAGCCGCAGGTTTCCTGCGCAATGGTTTGTTCAAGCGCTTGCACATCCACACGGTGCCTACTTTGCACTTTGTGTATGACCGCACGCCTGAGCGTGCGTCAGACATGAACGCCTTGATTGCCAAGGCCGTCGCCTCCAAAGCGAAGGACGACTGA
- a CDS encoding CaiB/BaiF CoA-transferase family protein — MTAAHHTSSSAAPLKGVRVLTLALNLPGPAAVMRLQAMGAKCTKLEPLAPAGMSTADPMGIYKPAAYEVMHQGLKVLQADLKSERGQAVLHKQLAQTDVLITSFRPSALVKLGLAWKELHKRYPALCVVSIVGAPDERAEEPGHDLTYQADSGLVNGLEMPASLYADMGGSLFATEAVLQALLMRQRPGKAQGQGVFHEVALCDASTYLALPRAWGLTLPSGDVGGAHAGYKVYPCKNGRVALAALEPHFAARLCEAAGLPKLAATHMHKRSTHEAIAKFLALQTRAQLDKLASSKDIPLHTLPR, encoded by the coding sequence ATGACTGCTGCACATCACACCTCCTCCTCTGCCGCGCCCCTCAAAGGGGTGCGCGTTCTCACCCTCGCTTTGAACCTGCCAGGCCCAGCCGCTGTGATGCGGCTGCAGGCCATGGGCGCCAAGTGCACCAAGCTCGAACCGCTCGCACCTGCGGGCATGAGCACCGCAGACCCGATGGGCATCTACAAGCCTGCCGCCTACGAGGTGATGCACCAAGGCCTGAAGGTGTTGCAAGCCGACTTGAAGTCTGAACGCGGCCAAGCCGTGCTGCACAAGCAATTGGCGCAAACCGATGTGCTCATCACCTCCTTCCGGCCTTCGGCCTTGGTCAAGCTGGGCTTGGCTTGGAAAGAGTTGCACAAGCGCTACCCAGCCTTGTGTGTGGTGAGCATCGTGGGTGCCCCAGATGAACGCGCGGAAGAACCTGGACACGATTTGACCTACCAAGCCGACAGTGGCTTGGTCAATGGCCTTGAAATGCCAGCCAGCCTGTATGCAGACATGGGCGGTTCGTTGTTTGCCACTGAAGCGGTGTTGCAAGCTTTGTTGATGCGTCAACGTCCAGGCAAAGCACAGGGCCAAGGTGTCTTTCACGAAGTCGCTTTGTGTGATGCGTCTACTTACCTCGCCTTGCCGCGCGCATGGGGCCTCACGCTACCCAGTGGCGATGTCGGCGGTGCGCATGCCGGGTACAAGGTCTACCCCTGCAAAAACGGACGCGTCGCCTTGGCGGCGCTAGAGCCTCACTTCGCTGCTCGCTTGTGTGAGGCCGCAGGCTTGCCCAAACTAGCTGCGACACACATGCACAAGCGCAGCACGCATGAGGCGATTGCCAAATTCTTAGCCCTGCAAACACGGGCACAGCTCGACAAGCTGGCGAGCAGCAAAGACATTCCGCTGCACACCCTGCCGCGCTAA
- a CDS encoding enoyl-CoA hydratase/isomerase family protein → MSTYTTDVHAERVGHLGLITLNRPKALNALSLAMVRELNHVLQQWQDDAQVRAVVVRGSNKEGPFGAFCAGGDIRYFHQAAMSGDVTLEDFFTEEYSLNHLIQNYPKPYIALMDGIVMGGGMGISQGAALRVVTERTKMAMPETHIGLFPDVGGGYFLSRCHGSACPAYMGEYLALTGYVLRGGESLHAGLADVCVDSSTLPALWDGLRQQDWSSGEAVVAWLRLQSKTTTEQALAQTLAWQHAPIDQVFGLAEVAAMEQALQGADEWSVQTLKALHHQSPLMLCVTLEQIRRGRHMTLAEDLRMERDLVRHCFQTDHLSRRGVSSETVEGIRALAVDKDHAPKWQPARIADVTPEMVQPFFDSPWPASAHPLRHLS, encoded by the coding sequence ATGTCCACTTACACCACCGATGTGCACGCCGAGCGCGTGGGCCATTTGGGTCTGATCACCCTCAATCGGCCCAAGGCCTTGAATGCGCTCTCGCTGGCCATGGTGCGCGAGCTCAACCACGTGTTGCAACAGTGGCAAGACGATGCGCAGGTGAGGGCTGTGGTGGTGCGTGGCAGCAACAAAGAAGGTCCCTTCGGGGCGTTCTGCGCCGGCGGTGACATTCGTTACTTTCACCAAGCCGCGATGAGCGGCGATGTGACGTTGGAAGACTTCTTCACCGAGGAATACAGCCTCAACCATTTGATTCAGAACTACCCCAAACCCTACATCGCTTTGATGGACGGCATCGTCATGGGCGGCGGCATGGGCATCAGCCAAGGCGCTGCGTTGCGCGTGGTGACTGAGCGTACCAAGATGGCCATGCCCGAGACGCACATTGGCTTGTTCCCTGATGTGGGCGGTGGCTATTTCTTAAGCCGTTGCCATGGTTCTGCATGTCCCGCCTACATGGGCGAGTATTTGGCGCTCACAGGCTATGTGTTGCGCGGTGGTGAATCGCTGCACGCCGGCTTGGCCGATGTGTGTGTGGATTCATCCACGTTGCCTGCACTGTGGGATGGTTTGCGTCAGCAAGACTGGTCCAGTGGTGAAGCGGTGGTGGCTTGGTTGCGTTTGCAAAGCAAGACCACGACAGAGCAAGCGTTGGCTCAAACGCTTGCGTGGCAACACGCGCCCATCGACCAGGTGTTTGGCTTGGCTGAGGTGGCGGCGATGGAACAAGCGTTGCAAGGCGCAGATGAATGGTCGGTGCAAACCTTGAAGGCCTTGCACCATCAATCTCCGTTGATGCTGTGCGTCACGCTAGAACAAATTCGCCGTGGGCGCCACATGACACTGGCTGAAGACCTGCGCATGGAGCGCGATTTGGTGCGTCATTGTTTTCAGACTGACCATCTGTCGCGCCGAGGCGTGAGCAGCGAAACAGTGGAGGGCATTCGTGCCTTGGCGGTGGACAAAGACCACGCGCCAAAGTGGCAACCCGCACGCATTGCCGATGTCACGCCAGAGATGGTGCAGCCGTTTTTTGACAGCCCTTGGCCTGCATCAGCCCACCCATTGCGTCATTTGAGCTAA
- a CDS encoding tripartite tricarboxylate transporter substrate binding protein, protein MLLAFSASVLASHAQEFPPKKTITMVVGFAAGGAADTAARIIARKLGDNIGASVVIDNRGGAGGNIAHQFAANGPTDGSTILFGSVGPLTIAPHMMKLPYDPVKDLAPITMGVNFPNVLVVHAGTGIKTFAEYIAYAKKNPKKLDYASTGPGSASHLAGELLDDMASIETVHVPYKGGAPALQDLLGGRVAAYFSTYSTSQAYIDNGKLIPLASTGAQRLKSLPKIPTVAESGYPGFSATNWYAFVASSKVPAATLDRWNNELVKVLKSPDVVDQLNSHGLTPQPGTRDELAKYIAKESTTWGRVIRERKITGE, encoded by the coding sequence ATGTTGCTCGCATTCAGCGCATCGGTTTTGGCCTCCCACGCCCAAGAGTTTCCACCCAAGAAAACCATCACCATGGTGGTCGGCTTTGCAGCCGGCGGTGCAGCGGATACAGCGGCGCGCATCATCGCCAGAAAATTGGGAGACAACATCGGCGCATCGGTGGTCATTGACAACCGGGGCGGTGCAGGCGGCAACATCGCTCACCAATTTGCTGCCAATGGCCCGACCGACGGCAGCACGATTTTGTTTGGTTCGGTCGGCCCGCTCACCATCGCACCGCACATGATGAAGCTGCCCTACGACCCCGTCAAAGACCTGGCGCCCATCACCATGGGGGTGAACTTTCCTAACGTGTTGGTGGTGCACGCAGGCACAGGCATCAAAACCTTCGCTGAGTACATTGCCTACGCCAAAAAGAATCCCAAAAAGCTCGACTACGCATCCACGGGGCCTGGCTCTGCCTCGCACCTTGCCGGTGAGTTGCTAGACGACATGGCTAGCATTGAGACGGTGCACGTTCCCTACAAAGGTGGCGCACCTGCGTTGCAAGATTTGTTGGGCGGGCGCGTGGCCGCCTACTTCTCGACGTACTCCACATCGCAGGCCTATATTGACAACGGCAAACTCATTCCCTTGGCCAGCACGGGCGCACAACGCCTGAAGTCTCTGCCCAAAATTCCAACAGTGGCCGAGTCGGGCTACCCCGGCTTCAGTGCCACCAACTGGTATGCCTTTGTGGCCTCATCCAAAGTGCCTGCAGCCACCTTGGACCGATGGAACAATGAGCTTGTGAAGGTTTTGAAGTCACCCGATGTGGTCGACCAACTCAACAGCCACGGACTGACACCTCAACCAGGTACACGCGATGAGCTGGCCAAGTACATCGCCAAAGAGTCCACCACCTGGGGCCGTGTGATTCGTGAACGAAAAATCACTGGCGAATAA
- the modA gene encoding molybdate ABC transporter substrate-binding protein has product MTLTHHITRRLLLVGVGLFLAAAQIAQAAEIRVITSGAFTEAYKQLVPEFEKQTGHKVISAFGASVGNAPDAIPTRFSRGEKFDLIILSDGGLEAMIKKGNVIQGSRVDLVRSQIGAAVRKGTPKPDISTVEALKQTLLNAKSIAYSASASGTYLSTELFPKLGVAEQLKDTAKKIMSERVGAVVARGDAELGFQQVSELIYFKELDFIGTLPESVQQTIFFSAGLVEGSTEQDTAKQLIKFFQSPEVAETIRQTGLDPVAAR; this is encoded by the coding sequence ATGACATTGACACACCACATCACCCGCCGCCTGCTACTGGTTGGCGTTGGGTTATTTTTAGCTGCCGCGCAGATTGCCCAAGCTGCCGAGATTCGCGTCATCACCTCAGGCGCATTCACCGAAGCCTACAAACAACTCGTGCCTGAGTTTGAAAAACAAACCGGCCACAAAGTCATCAGCGCGTTTGGTGCATCCGTGGGCAATGCCCCCGACGCCATTCCCACCCGCTTCTCGCGCGGTGAAAAATTTGACTTGATTATTTTGTCGGACGGCGGCTTAGAGGCGATGATAAAAAAAGGCAACGTCATCCAAGGCAGTCGTGTGGATTTGGTGCGCTCGCAAATTGGCGCAGCAGTTCGCAAAGGCACACCCAAGCCCGACATCAGCACTGTTGAGGCTTTGAAACAAACCTTGCTCAACGCCAAGTCGATCGCTTACTCGGCCAGTGCCAGTGGCACCTATTTGTCGACTGAGCTGTTTCCTAAACTCGGCGTGGCCGAACAACTCAAAGACACAGCCAAGAAAATCATGAGCGAACGCGTGGGCGCTGTCGTGGCACGCGGCGATGCTGAGCTGGGCTTTCAGCAGGTGAGCGAGTTGATTTATTTCAAAGAACTGGACTTCATCGGCACCTTGCCCGAGTCTGTGCAGCAAACCATCTTTTTCTCAGCAGGCTTGGTCGAAGGCTCCACCGAGCAAGACACAGCCAAACAACTGATTAAATTTTTCCAATCCCCCGAAGTCGCAGAGACGATTCGTCAAACCGGTTTAGACCCCGTCGCCGCCCGATAA
- the tcuB gene encoding tricarballylate utilization 4Fe-4S protein TcuB yields MQTLDALTRDARALANGEVVLSAPETEVARQLQICNACRYCEGFCAMFPAMTRRLEFGKADIHYLANLCHNCGACLHACQYAPPHEFAVNVPQAMAQVRGQTYADYAWPSALGALYKRNGLTLSLALAAGLSLFLLLALQMNGTLWASKLPGNFYDVFPHNLLVSLFAPVFLFAALALSLGVRRFWRDITPATSGAAVTPPAASEATQDVLRLKYLDGGHGEGCNNEDDAFTLSRRRAHHLTFYGFMLCFAATSLGTVYHYAFGWIAPYDLPSLPKLLGAIGGVSLLLGTAGLFKLHLQRHPLHGDAAQKPMDLGFIALLFFTSLSGLALWLGRGSAALPALLAIHLGVVMALFATLPYGKFAHGIFRTAALLRHAVEKRQPNQLGLGSE; encoded by the coding sequence ATGCAAACGCTTGATGCCCTCACCCGCGACGCACGTGCTTTGGCAAATGGCGAAGTTGTCCTGTCAGCGCCTGAAACCGAAGTGGCGCGACAGCTGCAAATTTGCAATGCCTGCCGATACTGCGAAGGCTTTTGCGCCATGTTCCCCGCGATGACGCGTCGCTTGGAATTTGGCAAAGCCGACATCCATTACCTCGCCAACCTCTGCCACAACTGCGGAGCCTGTTTGCACGCCTGCCAATACGCACCGCCGCACGAGTTTGCGGTCAATGTGCCGCAAGCCATGGCGCAGGTGCGCGGCCAAACGTATGCCGACTACGCATGGCCTTCTGCCTTAGGCGCGCTCTACAAGCGCAATGGCCTCACTTTGTCACTGGCTTTGGCCGCTGGCTTGTCGCTGTTTTTGCTGCTCGCCCTGCAAATGAATGGCACCTTGTGGGCCAGCAAGCTGCCGGGCAACTTCTACGACGTGTTTCCGCACAATTTGTTGGTCAGCTTGTTCGCGCCTGTGTTCTTGTTTGCCGCGTTGGCATTGAGCTTAGGCGTGCGACGTTTTTGGCGTGACATCACCCCCGCCACCAGCGGTGCTGCGGTAACCCCACCTGCAGCCAGTGAAGCCACGCAAGACGTGCTGCGTCTGAAGTACCTAGATGGCGGACACGGCGAAGGCTGTAATAACGAAGACGACGCGTTCACGCTGTCGCGCCGTCGCGCACACCACCTCACTTTTTACGGGTTCATGCTTTGCTTTGCAGCCACCAGCTTAGGCACGGTGTATCACTATGCCTTCGGTTGGATCGCGCCTTACGACCTCCCCAGCTTGCCCAAACTACTGGGCGCGATCGGCGGGGTGAGTTTGTTGTTGGGCACGGCAGGCCTGTTCAAGCTCCACCTGCAACGCCACCCCCTGCACGGCGATGCGGCGCAAAAACCGATGGACTTGGGTTTCATCGCCTTGCTGTTTTTCACCAGCCTGAGCGGCCTGGCCTTGTGGTTGGGCCGCGGTAGCGCCGCCTTACCTGCGCTGCTGGCCATTCATTTGGGTGTGGTGATGGCCCTGTTTGCCACCCTGCCCTACGGCAAGTTTGCGCACGGTATTTTTAGAACGGCGGCATTGCTACGCCATGCCGTTGAAAAACGACAACCCAACCAACTCGGCTTGGGCAGCGAATAA
- the truB gene encoding tRNA pseudouridine(55) synthase TruB, protein MSAVGQSSGSTQAPSTRMPRVRVQRRPVHGVLLLDKPIGLSSNDALQKAKWLLRAEKAGHTGTLDPLATGVLPLCFGAATKFSQLHLDADKTYETTVRLGIKTSTADAEGEVIQQRPVTCTVGQVVEVLDRFMGPITQVPPMYSALKKDGKALYEYARAGETVEREPRHVVIHDLELLEMQLNGDAPFLRLRVTCSKGTYIRTLGEDIAEALGCGGHLSALRRVATGPFDEADCVTLEDLTAMDEPQREARLMPVQCLLADHTAVTLDAENAGRFLSGVRRRGVWADQDRVSVFGENPHALLGSAHVKAGELIPGRLLSPLEIQQILQRSPVNQPLLAQQA, encoded by the coding sequence ATGAGCGCCGTTGGGCAGTCATCAGGGAGCACCCAAGCTCCCAGCACACGTATGCCGCGCGTACGGGTGCAACGACGCCCTGTGCATGGCGTGTTGCTGCTGGATAAGCCCATCGGTTTGTCTAGCAACGATGCCTTGCAAAAAGCCAAATGGCTGTTACGTGCCGAAAAAGCAGGCCACACGGGTACCTTAGATCCCTTGGCTACTGGCGTGTTGCCTTTGTGTTTTGGCGCAGCCACCAAATTCAGTCAGCTCCATTTGGATGCTGACAAAACCTACGAAACCACGGTGCGCTTAGGGATCAAAACCAGCACCGCGGATGCCGAGGGCGAGGTCATTCAACAGCGCCCCGTCACTTGTACCGTGGGTCAAGTGGTGGAAGTGCTGGACCGTTTCATGGGCCCGATCACGCAAGTGCCGCCCATGTACAGCGCCTTGAAAAAAGACGGCAAGGCCTTATATGAATATGCGCGCGCAGGTGAGACTGTGGAGCGCGAGCCTCGCCATGTGGTGATTCACGATTTAGAGCTGCTTGAGATGCAGCTCAATGGCGATGCGCCATTTTTGCGTTTGCGCGTGACGTGTAGCAAAGGCACGTACATCCGCACCTTGGGTGAAGACATTGCTGAGGCTTTGGGTTGCGGTGGCCATTTGAGCGCTTTGCGCCGCGTGGCGACGGGGCCTTTTGACGAGGCGGATTGTGTGACCTTGGAAGACCTGACCGCCATGGACGAGCCCCAACGCGAAGCGCGTTTGATGCCTGTGCAATGCTTGTTAGCTGATCACACGGCTGTCACGTTGGATGCTGAGAATGCAGGTCGCTTCTTGAGCGGCGTGCGTCGTCGCGGTGTTTGGGCAGACCAGGACCGCGTGAGTGTGTTTGGAGAAAACCCACACGCTTTGCTGGGCAGTGCCCATGTCAAAGCGGGGGAACTGATTCCGGGACGATTGTTGAGTCCCCTTGAAATTCAACAAATTTTGCAAAGATCGCCTGTCAACCAGCCCCTGCTGGCCCAGCAGGCATAA